GCTCAACACCGTCTCATCGTCATCGGGGATATTGAGAATTCCCATAGACGTCGCATCTGATCCCGACAACGAATATTTTTTGGTCGAATATCGCCGTCGTGACGATGCCGTCGCCGCATACGACAAAGATTTGCCGGCTTCGGGCATCCTGATTTGGCATATCAATGACACCGTCGGGTCAGTGCCCGTCAACGATGTGAATAATTATCCGGTTTTGCGGGTTGCTCTCGTGCCCGCCGACTCCACTTTACCGTCTTCAAATTACGGGGACGTTACCGACCCATGGCCGGGCTCTAAAATAACTTTTGCCGACCCCGACTCGCGCGCTTACAGCGGCGCGGCGTCGGGCATCGCCGCGGCAAATTTCAGGAATTACGCCTCATCGTCCGTATTTTCCGTCGACAAAATTGCCGTCTCGCCCGCGTTCGCGCTGTCGCGTCTGGTTAATTACCCCAACCCCGCAGGGAAAAATTTCTTCCATCCCCGCGGCGTCTTGACTACGATAAATTTCCGAACATCTCGGCCCGCTCGCAATATAAATCTTGCCATATATAATATAACCGGCGAGAAGATATTAAGCGTGCCGTCCTCGGCCGTAAGTATCCGCGTGGGCGGTTCGGGCATAGGCGCGTCTTCCGACGAGAACTGGGTTTACGAGTTCGACTGGAACGGCAAGGACTCCGGCGGCGCGGATGTGGCGCCCGGAGTTTATATTTACCGCCTCCGCGCCGACGGACAAATCAAAACGGGCAAGATGGTCGTTGAGAGATAAACGTAACAATTCGGTTACGATTTTGAGTTATACTCTTCGTGGTCATATGCTTAAGAATTGGTTCACAAAACACTGGAAAGATGCTATGAAACAAGCTTTGAGTACGGCAGGCAATGTCGCCGGGGATGAAGAATAGTTCTAAATATCGACGGAAAAAAAAGGGGGGGGGGGATTTATGGTTTTCGTTATTTGGGGCGTTACAATTTTGGCGGACTTTATCGGCACGGCAATGTTGGTGGGGGTTGTTTTTTTTGTATTATTCGGGCATGAAATAAAAACGACCTTCGATTTTAAGGCGTTTTTCGCGTTAATGTGCACCATAGCCATTTTTAACATTTATGATTTGCCGATTTTAAGGTCGTTAGACCTGATAATAGAAATCAACAACGAACAAGTGACGAGATTTTTGGGCGCGCATGGAAGAGCGAGGTTGAACTACTTAATCGGTGTTGAATGGCTCTCGCTCGTCAGATGGTTCTTTCAGTCGATTCTGGGATATTTTACGGGCAAAATGGTTTACTCAAAATTTCTCGCGCGGAGCATCCGCGCCGCAAAAGTGGTGTAAAAATCTTTTTACCTTCTGAGGAACACTTATGAAAACCTATCGCAAGACAATCACCGTCAACACTCCGACACGCCGGGCGTATCTGAATATCACTCCCGATGTCGAAAAAGCCGTACGCGAAAGCGGCGTCAAAGAAGGGCTTTGCCTGATAAATCCAATGCACATCACGGCGTCGGTTTTTATCAACGACGACGAATCCGGCCTGCACAAGGATTTTGAAATCTGGCTCGAAGACCTCGCGCCGTTCGACGCGAAAAAATACCGTCACAATCTGACCGGAGAGGACAACGCCGACGCTCACCTGAAAAGAACGATAATGGGAAGGGAATCCGTCGTGGCGGTTACGGAAGGAAAACTCGATTTTGGCCCGTGGGAGCAGATTTTTTACGCCGAGTTCGACGGGCGTCGTTCAAAGCGCATCCTGATTAAAATCATCGGCGAATAAATTGTGCCAGGGCTTCGGAAATCTCCCCGGGAATTCTGCGCGGTTTGAAATTCTCTCCCAGACACACCAGTTTTGTGGATCCTTCGACAAGCAGCCGTCCGGATTCTTTCAGTCGGACGGCATACCCGAACACCATATAAGCCCCGCCTGATTCTTCGATGTTCGCCTCGACCGACAGCATATCGCCCAGCTTCGCCGGCGCTTTGTAGTAAACCTTGGCGTCGGCAACGGCGAACTCAATTCTTGCTTTTTGCGCCCACTCGGCGGCATCAATGCCGGCCGCGCGAAGGAATTCGGTTCGAGCTCTTTCGAAATACCTCAGATAATTCGCGTAATAAACTACGCCGCCCGCGTCCGTGTCCTCATAGTAAACCCTGATGTCGACTTGAAATGTGTTCTTTTCCATACCGGAAATTATACAAATTTAGCCCCCTATAAAAAACCCTTGACTTTTTCCGGTTATTTGTGTATATGTATGACGCAGTCGAAAAGGCAAACCCCGGGAAACCGGGGGACGCAAAGCTACGGAGCTAAAGATAGGGGGCTATCAAACCGACGAGCGAAAGCGAGTCGGATCCCGAAAAATCGGGATGCTGGCCGGGCTGCCGAAGTGGTGATATCAGGTTCCAGCAGTTGCTCGAAGAAGTTGTAAAGTCGGAGCCGTTGCTCGAAGGTGTGTTTCATCAGGGCTTCGGCGGCAGATTCACCAAGTCCCCCTATCTTTAGCTACCGAGTCGCAAGGTTCGGTAGCTTTTTCATTTGTACCTTATCGTTTCAATTGTCCGATAAACGGCAAACCCCGGGAAACCGGGGGACGCAAAGCCGTTCCGCTCCGCGCGATGTTCCGCGGATCGGGACTCACCGACGATACGTTGGTGAACGGGCCTTCCTCCCCGCAGGATAATGCGGGGAAAAGGCGGCTGGGTTACCGAAGGCAATTATGAGAAACATAGAAAAAAGACACTATCGTCTTTCCTCGCGTATTTCAGGCGCGCGCGCGTATATATATAATACGCTCGCGGATGTTTGCTTTCTTGCCTGGTGCGCGGGGCTTGTTTTTTTAATGACCGTCGCCGAGGCAAACCAGTTTGCCCGCGCCGCAGTCGTCGCTGTAACGGTCGCTCCGGCCGGTGTGTCGCTGTTCAACTATCCCAACCCCTTCGATTCCCGCAAAACCGCAACCCGCATAATCATCAACAGACCCGCAGCTATCGTGGCTTCTTCGGCTTTCTCGGTTACGATTTATGACCTATTCGGCCTGCCTGTCAGAAGCTACGGCCGCGTGGAACGCGACGAAGTTGTCTGGGACGGCCGCGACGACGATGGCCGTTACGTGGCCAGGGGCGGATATATTTGCGTGGTGTCGACGGCGGAAGGCCGCATAGCGGCTTTAAGAAAAATAGGCGTGATACATTAAAGGCAGGGGCTAGGGTTTAGGGTCTAGGGTTCAGGAAAATGGGAAAAATAAAAATTAAATTATTGACAAAAATCGCCGGCAAAGTCGCAAAAACTTTGTTTGTGCCGCTTTTTGTCTTTTTCTATCCCCTATCCCCTATCCCCTGTCTTTTCGCCGCCGCCACCGGAGGTCAGCCGGGACAGTTTGTCGCATGGGGCGCCGGCGCGCGGTCGCTGGGCATGGGCAAGGCGTTTTTTGCCGTGGCCGACGATGCTTCGGCTACCTACTGGAACCCCGCGGCCATGACGCAACTTGACCGCAAAGAGATAATGGCTCTTCACGCCGCGTTGTTCGCCGAGACCAGTTTCAACTTTTTGTCCTACGTGCACCCGACGGCCAAATCCGGAGTTTTCGGCGGTAACATTACGCGGCTTCATTCGGGCGGCTTCGAGAAAATAGCCATAACCTTCGACGCCGCGCAGGAAGACATAATCAAAATCGAAAATCTTGGAACCTTCGACGATTCGCGTATGGCGTTTACGCTGGCTTACGGCAAAAAAATACAGGAAAATCTCTCCATAGGTTTGGCGGGCAAATACATAAGCCACTCTCTGGACACTTCGGTTTCGGGGGCATTTACCACCGACCTTACGATGTTTCTTGAAGGCCTAAACCATACGGTTCCTGGAATCAAACTGGGCTTTGGCGTCAATAATTTAATATCGAGTTCCTTTGGCGATACCGACGACATAATGCCTCTGGTATTTCGCATGGGCGCATCCCACAAGTTCCTCAAGGACAAACTTCTTCTTGCCTTCGACATTGATAAATCCATGGAAGCCAATCTCGGATGGCATATCGGCACGGAATATTATCTTATGAATTACCTGGCTATGCGTCTTGGTTTCGAGGGGGAAAGCGGAATCCGCGAGACGACGGCGGGTTTCGGCTTCAAATACAAAGATTACGGACTCGACTACGCCTTTGCGTTTCATGAACTGGGACTCTCTCAGAGGGTGTCGGGCTCATGGAGAATCGGCGATTCCGTAAGCGTAGGACGTTTCGCCGCCGTGGCTCGTTTGATGAAAGAAGCCGTGGAGTCCTACAGAAAAGGCGATTTGCTTCTGGCGTACAACCGGCTTGAGCGTCTGCTCGATATTGACCCCGCCAACAAGGACGCGCAGAATATGTCCCGCCGCCTGCAGGTCATAATAGGCCATATGGACACGGTAGTGGGCGATACCGAAGACGCCGTGGCGTCCAGAAAGGGCATAGTGGCTTATCTTGAAGGCGACGATTCCGGCGCCATAAATTCTTTCAGATACGCGTATTATAAAAAACCCGAAAATGTAAAACTTCTGGGACTCCTCAACAGAATAGAAAAAGAACTCGGCTTGCCCCCCACCGAGTCATACAAAGAAAGCATTGCCGGCTTTACCATAGTCGATCAGAAAGTGTTTGATTCGCGCCAGGCGATTATAGACGGCAAATACGACAAAGCGCTTATGCGCGCGCAGGAAATACTTAATCTTGAGCCCAACCACGTGACCGCTCTTGAAATAATGGGTTCGGCGTTCTTCATGATGGATCAGCCCGATAAAGCCAAAGAAGTATGGATGAAAGTGCTTGAAGTCGACCCGACCAATAAGGTCGTGCCGCAGTTCCTCAACCAGCTCAGATAAGGACGCATAATATAAGGTATATATATGACTTTTGAAAAACGGAGAAAAATTATGAAAAAATCCGACGTCTTCGCCGCCGCGCTGCGCGTAGCCGCCGCTCTGAGTGTTTTCGCGGCCGCATTTTCCGCCGCGACAGCCAAAGCGCAGGACGGCAGCAGCACCGAAGTCACTTTGATGGAACACAAACTCCGCTATGAGCGCGAAAAAACGGAATATCTCCAGAAGGACATTCTCGACAGAGTTCTTGGTCCCGACAAAGCCATTGTTGTGGTGGACGTGGAGTTCGGACTGGACACGGTGACCACGCGTTCCTTTGCCAAAGAGAGAAAGTCCGAACAGAAAAAAGATATCGGTCAGATAGAATATTTGCTGCCCGGCGTGCCGAATCCCAAAGCCGTTTCCGCCGGAGATCCCACCGGAGAGACGAAAGAGGAATCCGGCCAGCAGGAAAAAACCACGGTTGAAGTGAAAGTAGTCCTCAAAAGGCAGATAGTAACCGTCCTTCACGACGACAAAGTTCCGGCGGCGCGTCTTGAGACGGTAAAGGACGCCATTACGTCGGCTTTAAGAATCGATGCCCGAAGAGGCGACCGCATAGATTTCAAGGAGACCAAGTTCACAAGGGGTTTTCTGGATCAGATTCTTAAACCGCTTGTTCTGATTCCTCTGATACTCGCACTTCTTATCATCTACTTTCTATTCGTGCCTTTCGCGGGCTTCCTGAGGTCTTACGTCAGAACGCTCAAAGAAAAAGGCGGCACGGAAGTTACGGTTGATTCCAAGTTCGGAACCCCCGAAGGAGAGGGTGGAGCGGGCGGCGGTGATGGAACCGGCGCCTTGGGGGCCGCGGGCGCCGCCGCTTTAGAAGTGATTCAGGGGGAAAAGAAGTTCGAGCCGTTCATCTACATTACCGACGACAATCTTAAAAGAATGATATATTTGATAAGAAAAGAAACACCCAGGACAATAGCTCTTGTGATTAGTTACTTAAAGGCGGAGCACGTAAAAGAAGTTCTTTTGAGTTTGGAGCCCAGGACACAATCTGAGGTTGCCATTGAAATGGCCACAATCAGGCAGATGTCAAAAGATCAAGTAATGAAAATAGATACCGATATAAAAGAAAAAATAGATTTTCTTATCGGAGGGGTGGGTCCCCTGTTAAAAGTTTTGGATCAGGTTGACAAAGTTACAAGCGATAACATACTCGATTATCTACAAAATGAAAAACCGGATTTATATGATAAGGTCAGAAAGTTCATACTTAAGTTTGAGGATATAAAAAACTTCCCGGATCAAATGATGCAAGTAATACTAAACTGCCCGGATTTGAAAAATTCGGCGCTTCTGGCAAAGGCTCTTAAAGGGTCTCCGCAGGATGTGGTAAATAAGTTTTTTGCCAATATGTCGTCGAATGCCGTTCAGCTTGTTCAGGAAGAAATGCAGTACACACAGGCCGTAACGGAAATGCAGGTTGAAGAGGAAAGAAAAAAAATATTGGGAGTTGTCAGAAAACTCGAAGACGAGGGCAAGATATTCGTGCGCGAAAAACCCAATACCTCCGCCCTCGAGGGCGAAGAGGTTCTCTGCGACGATTCTTCGGGTTCCGAATCGGCCTCCGGCCCCGCCGCCGAATATTATCAGGCGGGAGTGGCGGCGCACGACGCGGGCAATTTCCAGGACGCCATAAGTTATCTTGAATACGCTCTGTCTCTCGACGATAAACTCACGGACGCGCACAATTATCTGGCTGCGGCGTACTATGCTTTGGGCAGATACGACGACGCTCTGGCCAGATACGAAATAGTCCTGAGCATAAATCCCGGCGACGGGGAACTCTCTTCGTTTGTCGAGCAGCTCAGAATGCAGGCATCCCGGAGGTAAACTACTACTATGTGGAAACGTTCGCAAAGCGATAAAACCCCAAAAGCAGGAACCGCGCCGGCGGCTTCATCTTCCCAGAATGCGTCCTCGTCGGATGCGTTGAGCCCCCGGGCAGAAGACGTCGGCGCGGAAGAACTTGCCAAAATTAAGGCGTCGGTGGAAGACCAGATAGCCAAAATCGAGCGGTTTATCGACGCCGAGAGAAAGGCCTATCAGGGGCGCGCCGAACATATGGAAGAGGAAAAAGCGCGCCTGAGTGCCCATATGGAGCTTACCGAAAACGATCTTTCCCGCAACTTGTCCGCCCAGAGCGAGACCATAAGTTCGATGCGCCGCAAATGGGGCGCCGACATATCGAATATGGAAGCCAAAATCTCGGCCGAGGAAAAAATATGGGAGAACAAGCTAAATGACCTGGCCGCCGGACTTGAGAATATGAAGTTGTCCTCCCGCGTTGAAGCGGAGGGCTCCCGTGCCGAGACCGATTCCGCGGTAATGTCGATAAAAAGTGAAATCCGGACGCTTGAGAGCCGCCTTGCGGAGTTGGTCGCCCGCCGTCGCGCGGAGGGTTCTTTGCGCGCGGCCGAGATTAAGAAGCGCCAAGAAGACATAGCCGCGATAAAGGCGCAGATCTCTCTTAAGGCCGGGCAGTTGCGTCTGGAAGAAGAAAGATTCGAATGCGAGCGCGCCGAACTCGACGAAAAATATCGCATCCGCGCCAAGGAACTCGAAGATAAACTCTCAAACTTGCGCGCCGAGTCGCAGAAAGCCGCGGCCGCCAAGCAGGACGAATTGCTGGCTTTTGAAACGGCCGTCAAGCAGCGGGGTATGCGTTTTGAGCAGGAAGCGGATTCCAGAAAGGCCTCGCTGGACGAGATGCGCCGCATTCTCGGAAGCCGCATTAAAGACATTGAGGCGGAAATGTCCGGGGAGAGCGGCCGTTGCGAGAGTGTGCTTAAAGAGCGCGAGGAAATTCTCGACAAAATAAAAGTCGAGCTTATGCTTTCTGATACCGCCGCCGATTCCGAGCGGCAGAACCGTCTCAACGAACTCTCGGAACTGAAAGCCCGCGCGGAAAGACAACTTGGCGAGCTGGCTAAAAAGTATGAGCAGGAGAAAAACGACTGGGACAAGAAACTCTCCGGCGCCGACCGCCGGATGGAAGCCGCCCGGATAGAGGCGCAGGTAAAGATGCGCGAGATGACGGCCGACCTTGACCGCGCCCGCGCCGATATAGAACGGGAGAAAAAGAAACTTTCCGCCCGCGTGCTTGAACTTGAGAACGAAATGATGGCGCGCAGGATAGATTACGAAAAATCCGTATCTGCCAAGAGCGCCGAGCTTGAAGAACTCAAAAACCGCCTTGCCTCCGAGCAGGAGCGTAAGGCGTCCGAATATCATATCCGTCTCGACGAATTATCGGCCAGAAAAAATCTCATAGAGAATGAGCTTGCCGCGGCAGCCGCGGCGCGACGGGAGTCCGTCAAAATATATGCGTCGCGCATAGAACAGAAAAATGCCGAAATGGCGGCTTTGCGATCGGAGCACGAGCGTGAATTGGCCGCCGCGTCGGCCGCGCTGGAACGCGAGAAAAACAGCATTAAAGAGGAACTGGCGCCCGTCAACGCCGAACTGTCGGCGGTTATGGCGCGCAAGGACGATCTTGATAAACGTCATGCCGCGTCGATGGCAGCGCTGGCGGAGCGGCAGGACGTCGCCGGGAAAGAGGCCGATGAGCGCATAAAAGAACTTTCCGCCGCGCACGCCGCGGAAACGGCTCGCATAAAATATGAAATAGAGCGCCTCGAAAACGAACTGAAACTGGCGTTGGACGAAAAATCCCGCATAGAGTCCGAGGCCGTAAACGCCCGTCGCGCGATAAGCGACGAGAAAATCGCGCTGGACGGAGAATTGGCCGAACTCAGGGAACGTTCGCGGCAGGAAATGGACCGCCTGAGCGCCTCCGCCGCCGAAGAAAAAGCGAAAATATCCTCCGACATAGAAAATCTTGAGCGCGATTCCGCCGATGCCGCCGCCGCTTATGCCGCGGAACTTGCGTCTGCCGAGGAAGCCGTTGCCGCCGCCCGCAAGGAATTGGAGATTAATTCCGCGGCCATATCGGCCAAACTTACCGAAGACCGCGCCGCGCTTGAGCGGCGCATATCCGCTTTGTCCGAAGAAGTCGCCGCCCGCCGCGAAGATATCAAAAAAATTAAATCGTCGGCGGAAGGACAGTTGTCGCAGCTCCGCGGGGAACTCGCCGATTCCAAGAAGGCGCTTGAGGCCGCCGTTGTCGCCGCCCGCGAGGATTATCGGGTACGGTCGGCGCAGTATGATTCCGATATAGACGTCATGAAGTCCCGCGCCGCAGATCTTGCCAGGCGTTTCTCCGAGCTTAAAAAAGAAACCGTGGATGCCAATTCCGACGCCGTCGCCACGGTTCGCCGTCTCAGGGAAGAGCTTGAAGGGTTGGAGCGCAAAAATGAGGCCGAGGCGACCCGCCTGCGCGGCGAATATGAGCGTGAAAACAGTATGCTTGCCGACGAGGTTGAAAAGATCGAGGCCGAGGCGGCCGCTCTTAAAATCGATCACGAAAATGCCATCGCCCGTCTCAGGGAAGAGTTGGAGAAAAACGAGACGCTCCGCGCCCAGAAAATTGCCGAGCGCAAGACGGCTTTGGACCGTCTTGATATCGAGCATAAACGTCTTTCCGAGCGTTACAATGCGCAGATAAATTCTTTTAAGGCCGATATGGCGGATTTGGAAGGGCGTCTTCCCGCCATCCTGACCGACAAAGAAAAACAAATTGCCGATCTCACCGCCAAACTCGCCGCCGCCGATGAGAGACACGCCGGCCAGAAAGAAAGTTACGTTTCCGCCCACGCACAGTTCGTCTCGCGCGCCGAGAGCCGGAGGGATACGCTTCGCAAGCGCATAGATAATCTTAAGGAAAAGCACGCCACGGAGCTTGCGGACGCCGCGTCCCGTCTCGCCGCCGCGCAGAATGAATTCGCTTCCAAAGAAAATGAGCTGCGGAACGCTTACGAACAGAAGGAAAGGATGTATAAGGCCGAGAACTCGCGCCTGGATAAAATCAGGGAAGAATTGGAGAAAACTCTCCGCGATCAGACCACGCGGGGCCGTGACGAAATCAAAGGGCTCGACAAAAAAATCTACGAACTTGAGGCGCAGCTTGCGCACCGCGAAAAAGCCAATCAGGAAGAAATCGCCCGCATTCTGGCGGATAACGAAAATGAGCAGAAGCGCTTATCCGAAGAGGCCTTGATGCTGCGCGGCAATATCGGAGACATAATGACCGCGGGCGCCGCTGCGGTGTCGG
The genomic region above belongs to Elusimicrobia bacterium HGW-Elusimicrobia-1 and contains:
- a CDS encoding secondary thiamine-phosphate synthase enzyme, which codes for MKTYRKTITVNTPTRRAYLNITPDVEKAVRESGVKEGLCLINPMHITASVFINDDESGLHKDFEIWLEDLAPFDAKKYRHNLTGEDNADAHLKRTIMGRESVVAVTEGKLDFGPWEQIFYAEFDGRRSKRILIKIIGE
- a CDS encoding acyl-CoA thioesterase, with the protein product MEKNTFQVDIRVYYEDTDAGGVVYYANYLRYFERARTEFLRAAGIDAAEWAQKARIEFAVADAKVYYKAPAKLGDMLSVEANIEESGGAYMVFGYAVRLKESGRLLVEGSTKLVCLGENFKPRRIPGEISEALAQFIRR